CGACGGCATCAAGCAGGGCTTCTCCGCCCCCGACGCCAGTTGGTTCAAAGGCGAGAGCATCGACTACGTGCGGCGGACCCTGCTGAGCCGCGACGCGCGGATCTTCGAGTTCCTCGACCGCACGGCCTTGCGGCAACTCGTCAGCGACCATCTCGAAGGGCGCGAAAACAGGCGGCTGCTGATCTGGTCTTTGTTATACTTGGAAACCTGGTTGACCAAATTCCTCCCATGAGCAACGACCGCACAGTCCTGTTCGTCGGCAGCAAGCGCATCGGCCTCGAGGCCCTCAAAGCCCTGTCGCGAAGCGTGGGCGGACGCGTCAAAGCCGTCGTGACGGCGGACGACGCGGCCGACGAACGCTCGATTTTACCGCAGTTTCAGTCACATTGTGCGGCCGCCAAGCTGCCGCTGTCGGTCCTGCACAAGAGCAGCGACCTCAAGGCGGTCGTGGCGGCGCAGCGCCCGCACGTGGTTGTGGTGGTGGGATGGTACTGGATCCTTCCGCCGGAGCTGCTGGCGATGGCGCCGGGCGGATTCGTCGGGGTACACGGGTCGCTGCTGCCCCGCTACCGCGGACAGGCGCCGCTGGTGTGGGCGATTTTGCGAGGCGAAACGCAGGCCGGCGCCACGATGTTCTACTTCGATGACGGCATGGACACCGGCGACATCGTCGATCAGAGAACCGTCCCCATCGGTCCCGAGGACAGCATCGCCGAAGTGCTGGCGGCAGTGCAGGAGCAGACGATCGACATGGTCGCCACCCACGCCCAGGGGCTGCTGGAAGGCACGGCCCCGCGGCGCCGGCAGAACGCCCTGGAGGCGACGTACGGTTCTCTGCGGCGCCCCGAGGACGGGCGGATCGACTGGTCCGCTTCGGCGCTGGAGGTACACAACTTCATCCGCGCCCAGTCGCGCCCGTACCCCGGCGCGTTCACGACGCTGGGCGACGGTCGGGAACTGCGCATCTGGCGGGCGTCGGTTTTTCCGATGCCCTACTACGGCATAGCGGGGCTGGTGGCCCAGCCGTTCGACGGGGGCATCGTGGTCCTCTGCGGGCAAGGGGCCATCATCGTGCGCGACTGCCAGACCGCCGATGGTCAGAGCGGTCCGGGCGATCTGCTCAAGTGGGGCGCGCGCCTGGGCGGCAGCGCACCGGCATGACGCCCATGTCAGGCACCGCAACAACGTTTCTGAGACACGCAATCCGGTTCGGACGCCGCGCGGCCGCGCGGGCGGTCCGCCTTTTTGCCAGGCCCGCGCGGGTGGCGCCGCTGGAGCGTCAAGACCCGCCGCGGCGCCCGCAGCGGCTGCTGCTGGTGGCCTGGTTCGACCCCAAAGGCCTTTCGACTATTGCCGAAAACATCGCCTCGATCGGCAGGCTGTCGCGATTCTCGTTCGATCTGCTGAATCTCTACCGCAGACCCTTTGGGCCGATGGCGATCCCCGCCGCGGTGCGCCTGGACGACTATGCCGGCCTGTTCATCCATTGCACCGCCAGCTATGACCCGGCGAACCTGCTGGCCCTGGACGCGCATCGCCGCGAGAAGATCGCCGACTATCGCGGGCTCAAGATCATGATGAAGCAGGACGAGCACTACCGCACCAACCGGGTGATCGACTACCTGGCGCGTCAGCGGTTCGACCTGCTCCTGACGTGCATGCCGCCTTGCAGCGTGGGGCAGGTGTACGGCGACCCTCGCCTGGCGCGCCTGCGGTTCCTGCACACGCTGACGGGCTACGTCTCCGACCGCATGCGGCAGTTCCGCCTCAGCCAGCGCGATGAGCGACCGATCGACGTGGGCTACCGCGGTTCGCTCCAACCCTTCCATTTCGGGCGCTTGTGCTACGAAAAGCAGAGCATCGGCTACGCCTTCAGCGAGTTCTGCCGCCGGCGAGGGCTGGCGTTCGACATCTCCAGCCGCTGGGAAGACCGCTTCCTGGACGAGTCGTGGTTTGGCTTTCTGGGCCGCTGCAAGGGCATCCTGGGAACCGAATCGGGCGCCAGCATCTTCGACTTCGACGGGTCGGTCGAGACCGCCGCGACGGATTATCTTCGCCGCCATCCCGACGCGCCGTTCGAGGAGGTCTGGCAAGCGGTGCTGGCGCCGGTCGAGGGGAACGTGTACTACAACCAGGTCTCGCCGCGGCATTTCGAGGCCGCCGCCACGCGCACGGTTCAACTGCTGTACGAAGGGCAGTATTCGGGCATCTTCCAGAAGGACCGCCATTACCTGTCGATCCGCCGCGACCACGCCGACGCCGACGAGGCGCTGTCGCGATTGATGGACCCCGCCGAGCGGCTGAGACTTTCCGAAGCCGCCTTCGAGGAGATCATCATGAACGACCGCTGGCACTACGCCACGTTCATCAAGGAACTCGACGACGCTATCGAGGCATTGCTGGACCGACGCTAGAGTCTACAGGGCCTTTCGGGCGGTGATGTACCAGTCGAGCCCCAGAAGCCGCGCGGGCAGGCCCAGCAGCTTCTTGCGGTCGATGACGACCGACCCGTTGCGGGTCATGGGGTCCATGTTCTCCCGCCGGCAGCGAACCTCCGCGAAACGGCTGAACACCCGCCGGATGTCGCCGCGGGAGAACAGCTCCGTGAACGGCGCGGCCTCGCCGTCGGCCGAGGCGTCATATTGCGCGCGGACGCGGGCTTGCTGGTTCTCGTGGGGGCGCCCTTTGAACCATTCCGCCAGCAGGCCCAGGCCCCGCGTCTTCCACTGGCGCAGGGAGAAGCGGTTGTAGACCATGATGATCGCCCTGCCGCCCGGGGCCAGCACGCGATGGATTTCATCCACCGCCCGCTGCATGTTGCCGGTGTGGTGCAGGCAGCCGATCGAGACCGCCACGTCGAACGACGCCTCCGGGAACGGGATGTCCAGGACCGACCCGCAGATCGCCTCGCCGCGCAGACCCTGGATCCGCAGGCGGGTGTTGACCAGCTCCGCCGCGGCGGCCGATATGTCCAGCCCGCGAAAGAAACTCGCCTGCGAGGCGATGATCTGCGACAGCGTCCCGTACCCCAACCCCACTTCCAGCACCCGCCGCCCCTCGAGGCCGCAGACGTGCTTGAGCAGATACGGATAAATATCCATGTACGCCGCGTCGAAGCGCCGCAGCGATTCGGGGGAATGATCCGTGATCCCGATATGGCGTGCCAGCCCGCTGCCGCAGAGCTCCTGCCAGAATTGCCGGTTCTGCTGGTCGATCTGTTCCTGCGTCATTGCGTCAGTCATGGAAGTGCCGTTTCGCCAGGGCCACGTTCGGCCAGCAATTGGGAGTAGATTCGGTCCAGCCGGTTTCCGCCGGCCTGCGCGGAGTGCCATTTCAGGGCGAACTGGCGGCCGCGACGTCCGATCTCGCGGCGTTTGTCGGGGTTGCGCACCAGGTCCCGCAGCACGTCGTGGATGGTCGCGGGGGTGGCGCTGATGACGGGCAGCTCGTCCACATACTCAGGGATCTCCTGTCGCATCCGCCGCAGCCACTCGGGGCGCAGGTAGCAGACGGCAGGTTTGCCCAGCATCAGCGCCTCGCGCACGTTGGCGCCGAACCACCCATAGGTCAGCATGTCCACGAAGATGTCGGCCTGGGCCTGGTAGTATCTCACTTCGATGTTGGGCACGTCGTGGCAGAAGACCATCTCGACATCGAGCCCCTCGGCCTTGAGCTGCTCAATGGCCGGGGCGATGATGTGCGTACACTTGATGTTGATGTTCCTGCGCCAGTCGGGTTGCTTCGTCCGCGTGCGCAGATGGTAGTTGCCGACGGCGTGGTAGATTTTGACCGTGTCGGAGGCAGGCCGGCGGTACTGGGGCGGAATCTCCAGGTCCGGGCTCCACACGTCGGGGTCGAGGCAGAAGAACTCGGGCACCTCGTGAACTCTCGGATCGTCGTTGTAATCGGCGTTGTTGCCGCCGAGGTTGACGATGTAGTCCGACACGCTGTTGCGCAGATGGCCCCAGGCCATATTTGATTTGTCGGAGCAGACGGTCGGCTCGTCGTGCCAGCGGCAGATATCGCACACCGGGTCGCCGCCCCAGGCCCGGAAGGCGGTCTGGGACACGCCGTCCATGCACCCGGTGATGGTGAACACGATCTTCTTGCCCAGGCGCCTGAGCAACTCGATGTCCCACCCGATCGGCATGCCCGAGAACAGGTGCGGATTGAAAAAGTGGAAGTACCGCAGGCTGTTGATGCCCGAAAAGTGAAGGACATCGTAATGATCCAGAACGTCCCACAGCGGTTTGAGTTCAGCGGGAAACTCCCGCCGCATCGACTGAAGATAATGGCGCAGCGTCTCTTTCAACAGCGTGCCGGCCGCGGGGTCCCCTTTCGCCGGGGCCCGCTTGAGATATTCCGGCAACGCGGCGGACAACCGCTCGAAGGTCGCCTGATCATATTGCCGGTCCCAGTGCTCATACTCCTTGAGCATGAAGTCGCAGGAGTGCATGAAGCCCTGGGCCCCCTCT
The sequence above is a segment of the Planctomycetaceae bacterium genome. Coding sequences within it:
- a CDS encoding methionyl-tRNA formyltransferase translates to MSNDRTVLFVGSKRIGLEALKALSRSVGGRVKAVVTADDAADERSILPQFQSHCAAAKLPLSVLHKSSDLKAVVAAQRPHVVVVVGWYWILPPELLAMAPGGFVGVHGSLLPRYRGQAPLVWAILRGETQAGATMFYFDDGMDTGDIVDQRTVPIGPEDSIAEVLAAVQEQTIDMVATHAQGLLEGTAPRRRQNALEATYGSLRRPEDGRIDWSASALEVHNFIRAQSRPYPGAFTTLGDGRELRIWRASVFPMPYYGIAGLVAQPFDGGIVVLCGQGAIIVRDCQTADGQSGPGDLLKWGARLGGSAPA
- a CDS encoding glycosyltransferase, giving the protein MSGTATTFLRHAIRFGRRAAARAVRLFARPARVAPLERQDPPRRPQRLLLVAWFDPKGLSTIAENIASIGRLSRFSFDLLNLYRRPFGPMAIPAAVRLDDYAGLFIHCTASYDPANLLALDAHRREKIADYRGLKIMMKQDEHYRTNRVIDYLARQRFDLLLTCMPPCSVGQVYGDPRLARLRFLHTLTGYVSDRMRQFRLSQRDERPIDVGYRGSLQPFHFGRLCYEKQSIGYAFSEFCRRRGLAFDISSRWEDRFLDESWFGFLGRCKGILGTESGASIFDFDGSVETAATDYLRRHPDAPFEEVWQAVLAPVEGNVYYNQVSPRHFEAAATRTVQLLYEGQYSGIFQKDRHYLSIRRDHADADEALSRLMDPAERLRLSEAAFEEIIMNDRWHYATFIKELDDAIEALLDRR
- a CDS encoding class I SAM-dependent methyltransferase; translated protein: MTDAMTQEQIDQQNRQFWQELCGSGLARHIGITDHSPESLRRFDAAYMDIYPYLLKHVCGLEGRRVLEVGLGYGTLSQIIASQASFFRGLDISAAAAELVNTRLRIQGLRGEAICGSVLDIPFPEASFDVAVSIGCLHHTGNMQRAVDEIHRVLAPGGRAIIMVYNRFSLRQWKTRGLGLLAEWFKGRPHENQQARVRAQYDASADGEAAPFTELFSRGDIRRVFSRFAEVRCRRENMDPMTRNGSVVIDRKKLLGLPARLLGLDWYITARKAL